The Maridesulfovibrio sp. genomic sequence ACATGGTGTTGTACTCTTTATGGTAATCCTCAATAATCTTACGGGCGTCGGGGCCCGGTTTGAGTACAAACATCCCCCGGGCCTTGGTGCTGTACAGGGGTTTGAAAACAGCCTCGCCGTATTCTTCAACTGCGGCCAGCGCGTGGTTCACGTCTTCGGTGATGGTGGTCGGAGGCATGGGAATATCGCCGAGCTGGAGGGAAATGGTGCAGGTCAGGCGGTCCAGAACACGCAGGATGGAGTAGGGGGAGGAGAAAAATTTTACCCCGCGCCCTTCAAGCATGCGTAGCATTTCAAGCCTGTCGAGCAGGTCCGGTGAGTACTGCTTACCGATTTTTTTGATTATCAGCGCGTCATAAGTGGAAAGGTCTTCCCCTTCCACCATGGCCCGTCCTGATGGCAGGTCCAGACGTACATCCTGCATTTCGAAGATTTTTGTCTCGCGACCTGTTTTTTCAGCCACAGCCTTGGCGAGTTGTTCGGATGACCAAGCGCCTTTCAGGCCAATTACACCTATTTTCATTGTCAGCACCTTTTGTTTTGCTTGTTAGTAATGAAGGATGTCTTCCGGCAGAATAAACTTATCCCACTTGCCGCTGTAGCGGTTCATCTTTTCCAAGAGGAACATGGAGCGGTTGAACATTTCCTTGGCAAAACCGTAATTGAATTCGAAACGGGTGGAAGTATAGAAAGAGCGGGCCAGTGCCAGTGCCATCCTGGCCTGCCATGTGTCATCTTTGTTTTCCTGCGCGAATTCTTCAGTGAAACTGTACATGCGTGAAATCACCGCATTGATTTTGTTCCTGATGGGACGGTCAAAAACAGGCATGCGGAAACCTGAAACAAGGAAGACCGAGAGGTCCTGAATGTAGTCGAAATCACGGGAGCGGTGCAGGTCAATGAATCTGACTCTTTCATCTTCGTTACTGTAAACGACATTATTGCAGTTAAAGTCGCCGTGAATGAATACTGTGAACGGGGCCGGAAGAGTGTTTTCGATACTCGCACATTCATTGAGCAGGGCTTCGGAGGAGACTATTTCCGCAGACCCCATCTGGCTTGCGCTGCGGTGGAATTCCGGGTGAACCTGCAGCACTCCGTTCTGGCGGGCCTTGAGTTGTTCCATGAAAGTGGTTCGGACCGGCTGATTCTTTTTGGTCGTGGTCCAGACATGACGCAGGGTCTGTTCAAGGGTGAACAGGGCGTTTTCGAGGTCTGTGTCATCCGAGGTCAGGATCATGGTATCAAGGGTACAGCCGGGCAGAAACTCGACCAGCATGGAGCCTTTGTTTTCTTCTTTGGTTTCGTGAAAACCGAATATTTCAGGAACCATGCCCGGAAAGCGTGCTCCCCATTCTTCAAGGCTTCGTTTTTCAAGCTTGATTTTATCCAGATTGCCTTCTTTATAAATACTTCCCTGTGCCACCGGGGGATTGTTACTGTTTTCATCACCTTTGGCCTGAATGTGTCCTATGCGGCAACCTGAGCGCGATCCCCAGATTCCTTGAAAGTCGATGTCCGAGAACGAACCATCGTAACCGGAAACGCTCAGGGTTTGTTGCAGTGATTCAAACTGTTCGATTTTAATGCGTTCTCCGAGGATGGAAAAAATGATTGCCTCGCCGATATTAAGCAGGGAATCACCGATCCGTTCAAGGTAGCGAAAGATGAACAGGCAGGTCACAAGGTCGGGAATGTTTTTTCCACTGCCCATCTCAGCCATGATGCGGTTGAAATTCTCTTTGTACAGGGAATCCAGACGGTATTCTGATTTACATATTTCGAGTGCCAGAGGCATATCCTCATCGCTGAATCCAGCTGCAATTTTTTCTACAGTCTCTTCAATAATATCAAACGCTTCTGAGCATTCGTAGCGATTTATTTGGCCTTTGTCCTCAAGGTAGGCCATCTGGTTTACAATATTGACGCAATGATCTCCGATACGCTCCAGATTGACCGATGAAACTTGAATGGCCCTGATTTTATTAAGCAGCTTGGTATCAAGATCGATGGAACTATTGATCCGCGAGTATGACTTATTCTCGATAACTGTTTTTAGGTTGTCGATATAGTCGTCGCGGGAGGTGATCTTGCGGAAAAGGGAACGGGAGGGTGAATTTACGAATTCCCGTGTAGCCTTGAGTTGATTTAAGACTTCGATGATAAGAAACTTGAAGTTCTCATCCAAACCTTCAAAAGTAAGCATGATTATGTATTGATGTTAAGTGTTTTTACAGTGGGTGATTCATCCCCGTCGGAATCTTTCCAACCTATTTTAATATTGATTTTGTTGCCGCTTTCCTTGCGCTTGGCTTTTACGGTGAAATTGAGCAGCCCTTCGGGGTGCAGCTCAATTTCGTCGCCGTTGGTGGAAAGATTGATTGTTCCGGATTCAAAACCGTCAACAAGTGACTGTAGGAAGGTACGGATGCTTTCCGCATCCTGAAGTGATTCAAATACGAATTTTTTTTCGCTGGCCATCAGATTTCTCCATAAGATGTTTTGCTGCTTACTAGCACTATGTGTAACATGAATGATTGCAGCAATGTAACGATTTGATGACGAAGAGGTTGTCCAGCTAACCGGCCATGCGTGCTTTATACTCTTCAATGACTGAGGGACGGTCAATTCCGGCTACAATCAGTTTTTTTCTGATATTCAGATCATCCCATGCGGGTTGCAAACCTATTTCACGGGCGGCTTTGGCTGAGTCCTGAGTATCCAGCGGTTTGGTTTTTTCGCTCATGTGGCAGTCATCACCCATGAAAATGAGTAATTCCTTGTCCCCGCCGGTGCGGGAGGCGTTCTGTTCATTGACCACGGAAATAAGGAAATCAGTGTAACGCTGGGATTGCGGATTCCAGACTTCAATGCCGTCCACATCATATTTTGCCAGCAGAATAGGCCAGAACTCTTCCGGGTGGGGGATGACCACGCAACCGCCAAGAGAGCGCGCTTCTTCAATCACTTCGGTAGCCCGGTAGAAGAATTTAAGTGAAAAGTCGGCTTTGACCAGCTTTTTAACCTCCTTGAGGTAAGCCTGTATGCGGTTGATCAGGTTGTCGCCGTATTTGGGGCGCATGGCGTCGAAATAGTTACGCAGCAGTTTGTTCTTTATGGAATCCTTGGGTACGGTGGACCACTCTTGATCAAGCATGGTCTGGATCTTGGTTACATAGACCCGGACCATCTCCACGAGGTCTTCATCTGCACCGGTGGATTTAGCCGCTTTTGCAATGCGATCCTCCATGGGTTTGGTGATGGTGTCCATGTATTCAAAAAGTTGTGAGGAACGGTATTTGAAAGTGTGGGACAGCATGGATTTAAGTACGTGCGCTTCTTCAACTTTTTCATTTTCAAAGTGGAGCAGGAGCTGTACTTTCTGATTGAATCCGCTTGCATAGCAGTCCACTTCAACTCCGGTGTAATCACCGTAACTCATGAGAACGTTATGCTGGGTGGGTATCATCAGCTTGTCGTGAACATTGGGGAACATCTTCTCCACGCGCTGGGTGATGTACTTGAATGGCACGAATTCAGGATGCCAGTGAACGGCCAGCAGGTTTTCCTGCCGGGCGTATATTTTGGAAGGTGTAACCACCTGCTCAATCTGCCAGTCGGCAAGTTCAGTTGAGATTACTTCGTGGAACCTCTGGCGGTCCTCATCCGAGATTTCGGGGGAAACTTTTACTGCCGCTGGGCAGGAAGCTGCTGCGTTCATTTTTTTATTCGTCCTGTTTTTGGGGGCTGTTTGGATTAAATTTTTGTTTCAGTCGTACTTTGCGTGGCATCTGGTTTTCATGTGGTTCAACTCATCGCATGCTGCATGAGTCTTCTCCACGTCACCTTCATCGAATGCTTTTTGGAATGCGTTGCAAAGCGCGATGTATTCTTCATAATACTCATCACCCAACCCCTTATCCTCGTCTGTGACCATGAGTCGGGAGTCATCGATAAATTCCTGCACAACCTCAGCCGGGGGAAGTTCTCCGGAATGCAGGGTTTTGAAAATTATCTTGAATGATTTCCTCATTTTCTTTTTCAAGTTGCTGTATTTGGGCTTTGCCGGAGTAGACGAATCTCCTGATACCGCTTCAGGGGCAGGACCAATGGAAAACTCTTTGGAAGGTTTAGCTTTGATTTTGATTACTGTCTGACCTTGTTCATTGCGGATATTCATCTTAAGTTTTTCAAAGCCTTCAATGGATGCGAGGTAAGCGTCTTCATCTGTGGCACCATTTTCTATTGCTGAAGCCATTTTGCGGAGAAAACCAGGTAATTCCTCTGCACTTATCATTCTTTCGATTTTATTTTCTTTTCCCATAACTGCGCTCCGGCTTGTTCTGCGGTTTTTGTTTATCCCATCAGTATGTATCTGATCAGTATATCATAAAAGTTGCGATATTGTTACGTTTTTGTGACCAAGTATGGTGATGAAAAATAAAGATACAGAGCTGGATTGATCAGGTATTATGTATGGTACACCCAAGAGGTGGGACAAGGCCAGCATGAATTTCTAAAAAAACCCGGAACCATCTTGGATTCCGGGTTTTTTTGCTGTGAGTCAGGGTGGGAAATTTATTCTTCGGCAATAGCCAGCTCTTCGAGGTTCTTGCCTGTTTCCTGCTCAATGGATGTCTTGATGCGCAGGGCGTTTTCTTTGCTGTGTTTCAATTGGGACAGCAACCGGGCGTCGGTGCAGGATTTAATTTTATGGTCAAACATATAAACAACGGTAACCATCTGTTCGCCTTTGACCAATTTGTCGGCAATAAAGACGATTTCCTTTTCCGTAACCGGGAGCTCTCCCGAGTATTCAATATTATTATGGGCAGCAATAATATCCGCTACTTCGCCATAGCCTTGTTTTCGCACTATCTCTGCTCCGGCGGAAGCATGTTCCGGTTGTCCTTTGGCTATGTCGTGCAGCAGGGCAGCAGCCGTAATCAGAGCCAGATTCGGGCCTCTATCGCGCAGCCATTTCAGGTCGCGCCCGATGCGTCTTGCTACATCGCGGACTATTCGTGAGTGCTTAACGGTCTTTTCCGGGGTATTGCAGGAGGCAAGGAGCTGTTCACATTGTTCGGGGGTTGGGATGTTGGGATGTGTCAACTATAGGTTCCTTCTGATTGTATGATTTCGGTTCAGAAAAGATTGAAGAAATAAAATTACCGGGCAATGTCAAGGTTTCCCGATTGATAAAAGTTGCGGTCAGGCTGAATTCCTTTCAATCCGTTCCCGGTAAAATTCAATAAAATTCTGCACCAGCGGGGTTATGCGTTCGGGATTCCAGATCATGCCGATTTCGAAGGGGGGCAGCTCTATTTCCAAGGGTTTGAGGGCGATGCCGTCGGGAATGGTTCCTGCGGAATCACTGTTGATTACTGTCCAGCCGTGTCCGGCAGCCACAAACACGTTTCCGGTGTGCTTACGCTCATACTGCATGCCGATTTTCAGCTCGAGGTCTTTTTCGGCGAAAATGCGCTGCATCTCTTTTACGCGCATGCGGCAGTATGAATCTGTGCTGCAAATGTAAGGCAGTTCTGAAATATCCTTCAAGGTCAGTACATCCTTTTTTGCCAGCGGGTGGTTGGCGGGGATGGCAGCACAGGTTCTGGAATTGTGTACGATCATACTTTCGAGACCCTTGGTGTCGACCAGATTCATGGTAACAAAACCCACATGGCGGGTTCCTTCCTTGACTGCATTGACTTGGAAATATGTATTTTCATCATGTAGGCAGACCTCCACATCAGGATATTGCCCGATGAAATCACCCATTATGTGCGGGAATGCCGAAGACAGGGCCAGATAAATGAAGCTTATCTTCAGCTTGCCTGCAGTTCCGTTTCCCATTGCTTGCAATGTTGTTTTGGAACGGTCCATGACGGCCAACATCTCCTTGGCTTCTTTCAGGAAATACCTGCCTTCTTCTGTAAGCTCAACCTTACGGTTGGTGCGCTTGAAAAGCGTAACTTCAAGCTCCTCCTCAAGCTTTTGAATTTGTCTGCTGAGCGGAGGTTGTTGAATATGGAGTTTTTCCGCTGCTTTTCCGAAATGAAGTTCCTCTGCAAGAGCTTTGAAATACCGAAGTTGACGTATTCTCACAATGATACCTTTTAGGTCTTAAAAATGGATTAAATGGTATTGGATTTGTATTATATCTTGCCGTAGCTTAAATCAAACACAAATTGGAGTTCTTAAAATGTATGGACAATATTTTTCAGATTTTGTGCGTCGAGGTGCTGTAACGGCCTTATTTGTGATGCTTTTTATGGGATTGATCGTGGAATATTCTGTTGCGGGGATGCTGGTGGCAGAAGGTAAACATAGTCATTACGTCGCCAATCAGGAAGAGGGCGTTGTCTATATTGTGTATGGCGATGGAGAGTGGGTTCAGTTCGCGGACGGATTCGGGTATATCAGCGGGCTTTGCTCTGCTCCCGACAAATCTCTTTATGTTCTGTCCGGATCGCAGCGCAGGCTGTATCGAGTAGCCGCTGACGGCATGGTGCAGACGGTCTGCAAGGTCGGTTCCTCACCTCAGGCTATTTTTGTGGATCGGGACGGGGATGTGAAATTTGTGCAGCGCAAGGGCGTTGTGACTGAGATTAAGTAGATAGGACAACCTCTTATGTTGATTAAAGTGGATACAGATAGCTGTGTGCAGTGCGGAATTTGTGTGAAAGCATGTCCTGTGGGAGTGATTACATTCGGTAATTCAGGGCCGGAGGCTCTTTCCGAAAATGGTTGTAACCGTTGCGGGCATTGCGTTGCTGTCTGCCCGAAGGATGCTCTTAGGCATAGATATGTGGATATTTCAAAGCAGAAGGTTATTGATTCGTATCCTGTTATTGATGCGGAAACGGCCGAAAACTTTTTGCGTTCCCGACGTTCAATCCGGTATTACAAAAAGAAGTCAGTGCCTCGTGAGCAACTTCTTCAACTTGTTGATATTGCCCGATTCGCACCCTCAGCCAGCAATTCGCAGAGCGTTTCATACTATATAATTGAGAACCGCACTGTGCTGGATGAGTTGCTGGAGTCAGTTATGGAGTGGATGGAAAAGCAGATTGCAACAGGTGAGTTTCATCATAGTTTTCCGATTCACGTAGATTCATGGAAGAATGGAAAGGATCCTGTTTTTAGGGGGGCTCCCCATCTTATTGTTGCCGCTGCTCCTAGGGAATTAAAGAATAGGCGTGACAATACCGTGCTCAACTTGGCCTATCTGGAATTGTATGCCGGATCTGCAGGTCTCGGCAGTTGCTGGGCCGGTCTTTTTGAGTTTTTTGCAGCTGATAATGAAGAGTTTGTTTCCAAGCGGTTGGGATTGAAAAAAGGGCTGGTTCTGAGCGGAGCTGTAATGGTCGGATTTTCTGCTGAACGGTATTTAAAGCTTGTGGAGCGAAATCAGCTTCAGGTTTCATGGGTGGAATGATTTTGCGGAATGTTTCCGTAAAGAAAAAAAGGATTGAATCTTGCGATTCAATCCTTTTTTTATGAAAAGTGGCGTCCCCAAGGGGATTTGAACCCCTGTCGCCTGCGTGAAAGGCAGGTGTCCTGGGCCAGGCTAGACGATGGGGACGCATCTAAAATAGCTACCTGCTTCAGTGGCCTGAATCACTTTTGGCGAAGCGGGATTTTTATATAAAGACCTGTCTATGCAAGTCGTTTTTACTGATGGCGTCCCCAAGGGGATTTGAACCCCTGTCGCCTGCGTGAAAGGCAGGTGTCCTGGGCCAGGCTAGACGATGGGGACGCATCTAAAATAGTTACCAGCTTCAGTGGCCTGAATCACTTTTGGCGAAGCGGGATTTTATATAAAGACCTGACTATGCAAGTCGTTTTTACTGATGGCGTCCCCAAGGGGATTTGAACCCCTGTCGCCTGCGTGAAAGGCAGGTGTCCTGGGCCAGGCTAGACGATGGGGACGCATCTGTATAAAAGACCCGCTTCAGTAGCCTGATACTTAATGAAGCGGGTAAAAATTTTTGCTGGCTGGGACACAAGGACTCGAACCTTGATTAACGGAACCAGAACCCGTCGTCCTGCCAATTGAACGATGTCCCAGCAGCGAGAAAACCTTTTATGTAGAATTGAGGTTACTGTCAACAAGAAAGTAAGACTTTTTGTAAAAAAGTGAAGGTTCCCACTGTAGCAAAAGCGGGAAGTCCTAAAACTGTT encodes the following:
- a CDS encoding PhoU domain-containing protein, yielding MLTFEGLDENFKFLIIEVLNQLKATREFVNSPSRSLFRKITSRDDYIDNLKTVIENKSYSRINSSIDLDTKLLNKIRAIQVSSVNLERIGDHCVNIVNQMAYLEDKGQINRYECSEAFDIIEETVEKIAAGFSDEDMPLALEICKSEYRLDSLYKENFNRIMAEMGSGKNIPDLVTCLFIFRYLERIGDSLLNIGEAIIFSILGERIKIEQFESLQQTLSVSGYDGSFSDIDFQGIWGSRSGCRIGHIQAKGDENSNNPPVAQGSIYKEGNLDKIKLEKRSLEEWGARFPGMVPEIFGFHETKEENKGSMLVEFLPGCTLDTMILTSDDTDLENALFTLEQTLRHVWTTTKKNQPVRTTFMEQLKARQNGVLQVHPEFHRSASQMGSAEIVSSEALLNECASIENTLPAPFTVFIHGDFNCNNVVYSNEDERVRFIDLHRSRDFDYIQDLSVFLVSGFRMPVFDRPIRNKINAVISRMYSFTEEFAQENKDDTWQARMALALARSFYTSTRFEFNYGFAKEMFNRSMFLLEKMNRYSGKWDKFILPEDILHY
- a CDS encoding HD domain-containing protein, which encodes MTHPNIPTPEQCEQLLASCNTPEKTVKHSRIVRDVARRIGRDLKWLRDRGPNLALITAAALLHDIAKGQPEHASAGAEIVRKQGYGEVADIIAAHNNIEYSGELPVTEKEIVFIADKLVKGEQMVTVVYMFDHKIKSCTDARLLSQLKHSKENALRIKTSIEQETGKNLEELAIAEE
- a CDS encoding GAK system ATP-grasp enzyme, which encodes MKIGVIGLKGAWSSEQLAKAVAEKTGRETKIFEMQDVRLDLPSGRAMVEGEDLSTYDALIIKKIGKQYSPDLLDRLEMLRMLEGRGVKFFSSPYSILRVLDRLTCTISLQLGDIPMPPTTITEDVNHALAAVEEYGEAVFKPLYSTKARGMFVLKPGPDARKIIEDYHKEYNTMYIQKTIDLNDSDLGIVFLGGEYLTTYARCKTTDSWNTTTVNGGKYAPVDPPQEIIDLARKAQAIFNLDFTCVDVAITPEGPFIFEVSAFGGFRGLLDARGIDAAAHYVDYVIKKVEE
- a CDS encoding amphi-Trp domain-containing protein, with the translated sequence MASEKKFVFESLQDAESIRTFLQSLVDGFESGTINLSTNGDEIELHPEGLLNFTVKAKRKESGNKINIKIGWKDSDGDESPTVKTLNINT
- a CDS encoding nitroreductase family protein, whose protein sequence is MLIKVDTDSCVQCGICVKACPVGVITFGNSGPEALSENGCNRCGHCVAVCPKDALRHRYVDISKQKVIDSYPVIDAETAENFLRSRRSIRYYKKKSVPREQLLQLVDIARFAPSASNSQSVSYYIIENRTVLDELLESVMEWMEKQIATGEFHHSFPIHVDSWKNGKDPVFRGAPHLIVAAAPRELKNRRDNTVLNLAYLELYAGSAGLGSCWAGLFEFFAADNEEFVSKRLGLKKGLVLSGAVMVGFSAERYLKLVERNQLQVSWVE
- a CDS encoding GAK system XXXCH domain-containing protein, with amino-acid sequence MGKENKIERMISAEELPGFLRKMASAIENGATDEDAYLASIEGFEKLKMNIRNEQGQTVIKIKAKPSKEFSIGPAPEAVSGDSSTPAKPKYSNLKKKMRKSFKIIFKTLHSGELPPAEVVQEFIDDSRLMVTDEDKGLGDEYYEEYIALCNAFQKAFDEGDVEKTHAACDELNHMKTRCHAKYD
- a CDS encoding LysR family transcriptional regulator → MRIRQLRYFKALAEELHFGKAAEKLHIQQPPLSRQIQKLEEELEVTLFKRTNRKVELTEEGRYFLKEAKEMLAVMDRSKTTLQAMGNGTAGKLKISFIYLALSSAFPHIMGDFIGQYPDVEVCLHDENTYFQVNAVKEGTRHVGFVTMNLVDTKGLESMIVHNSRTCAAIPANHPLAKKDVLTLKDISELPYICSTDSYCRMRVKEMQRIFAEKDLELKIGMQYERKHTGNVFVAAGHGWTVINSDSAGTIPDGIALKPLEIELPPFEIGMIWNPERITPLVQNFIEFYRERIERNSA